Within Mycobacterium heckeshornense, the genomic segment CGCGTAACCGGGACTTGGTGTGCGCCATGCTGGCCGCGTCGGTGATCGAGCCGGGCTCCAAGCTGGCGATGGCGCGCGGGCTGCGCATCGAGACCGCCACCAGCACCCTGGGTGCGGTGCTGGGCGTGGCGGGTGCCGATGAGGATGACCTGTATGACGCGATGGACTGGGTGGTCGAGCGCCAGGATGCCATCGAAAACTCGTTGGCCGCACGGCATCTGGCCAACGGAACCCTGGTGCTCTATGACGTGTCCTCGGCGGCGTTCGAGGGCCACACCTGCCCGTTAGGGAAAATCGGGCATGCCCGCGACGGGGTCAAAGGCCGGTTGCAGATCGTCTACGGGCTGCTGTGCTCACCAGCCGGGGTGCCGATCGCCATTGAGGTGTTCGACGGCAACACCGCCGACCCGAAAACCCTGGGCGCCCAGATCACCAAGCTCAAGACCCGGTTCGGGCTGACCACCATCGCCCTGGTGGGGGATCGGGGCATGCTCACCAGCGCGCGCATCCGCGACGAGCTGCACCCGGCGCAGTTGGATTGGATCAGCGCGCTGCGCGCCCCGCAGATCAAGGCATTGGTCGACGACGGGGCGCTGCAGCTGTCGCTGTTCGACGAGCAGAACCTGTTCGAGATCACCCACCCCGACTACCCCGGCGAGCGGCTGGTGTGCTGCCACAACCCCGCCCTGGCTGATGAGCGTGCCCGCAAACGCGGCGAGCTGCTGGCGGCCACCGAACACGAACTACAGACCATCGCCGAGGCCACCCGCCGCGCCAAACGACCACTACGCGGGCGGGACAAGATCGCGCTGCGGGTGGGCAAGGTGCGCAACAAGTTCAAGATGGCCAAGCATTTTGACCTGCAAATCACCGACGAAGCGTTCAGTTTCTCCCGCAACCAGGACGCCATCGCCGCCGAGGCCGCCCTCGACGGCATCTACGTGCTCCGCACCAGCCTGCCCGAC encodes:
- a CDS encoding IS1634 family transposase; amino-acid sequence: MYVTRVPNRGSPPAVLLRESYRENGKVKTRTLANLSRWPEHKVDKLQRALKGLPGTGDLAGAFDITRSLPHGHVAAVLGTAAKLGMAELIDPAPSRNRDLVCAMLAASVIEPGSKLAMARGLRIETATSTLGAVLGVAGADEDDLYDAMDWVVERQDAIENSLAARHLANGTLVLYDVSSAAFEGHTCPLGKIGHARDGVKGRLQIVYGLLCSPAGVPIAIEVFDGNTADPKTLGAQITKLKTRFGLTTIALVGDRGMLTSARIRDELHPAQLDWISALRAPQIKALVDDGALQLSLFDEQNLFEITHPDYPGERLVCCHNPALADERARKRGELLAATEHELQTIAEATRRAKRPLRGRDKIALRVGKVRNKFKMAKHFDLQITDEAFSFSRNQDAIAAEAALDGIYVLRTSLPDQTLQRDEVVLRYKDLADVERFFRTLNTELDVRPIRHRLADRVRAHMLLRMLSYYISWHMKQALAPILFQDNDKPAAAAKRADPVAPAQRSDQALAKAARKRTENDYPVHSFTSLLADLATICANHIQPTDDLPAFTKITNPTPLQRRAFELLGVSHRHGLA